Genomic window (Pseudomonas sp. L5B5):
TTTCGCCACCACCCAGTTGCTGCTCGAGCATGCCGGCGACGGCGGCCTGGCCTGGTGGCTGCGGGCCAAGATGGCCGTGCGCGCCGGCGACAAGGTGGCTGCCGCAGGGGCCTATGCCAAGGCGGCCGCCGCGTTCCCCCGGGATGAAAGCTGGGGCTTTCGCGGCGACTACGGCAGCAACTATGAAGACCTCAAGCCGGGCTGCCGGGTAGAAGGTGAAAGCGCCTTGCTGGCCCTGGACCGTGGCGACTACGTGCAGGCGTTCGAACTGCTCTATCGCAGTGGCGACATCTACTGGCACGACGCGGCGACCGTGGCGGAGCGGGTGCTCACCAGCGATGAACTCAAGCAGTTCGTCGACGCCCAGGTACCGGCGCCGCCGCCCACCGCCAAGCAGCCAGATGCCTACTACGAGAGCTTGCCGATTGCCGCGCAGTTGCGTGAACTGCTGGGCCGCCGGTTGCTGCGCGAAGGGCGCTATGAAGAAGGCTGGGGCTACTTCGACAGTCCGGAGCGCCAGGCCATCGCCAAGGCCTACGGCGAGTACCGGCGCAGCGCCGAGTCGGCCTGGTTGCCCACCCGTCGGGCCGAGGGTTACTACCAGGCGGGCAAGCTGGCGCGGGCCTCGGGCATGGAGATCCTCGGCTACGAGATGGGGCCGGACTACCACAGCCTCTGGGGTAGCTACGACCTGGAGATCCCGCCGGTGCAGGCGGGACCGTTCCTCGGCGCCGATGAGGTGCAGCGCCAGCAAGCCAGCACCGCCGAGCCCGATGTGCGTTACCACTACCGTTACGTGGCCGGGGAACTGGGCAACCGGGCGGCGGACTTCCTGCCCCACACCAGCCAGGCCTTCGCGGCGGTGCTGTGCAAGGCCTCGCGCTGGACCCGGGGCAGCGACCTGGAGATCGACTACTACCGGCGCTACGTGGAGAACGGTCCCTTTGTGGAGTGGGCCGGCAATTTCGGCATGAACTGCGAGGAGCCGGATTTCGGCAGCGCCAACAAGCGTTACCTGACCCAGTGGGTCGATGCCAGCCGCTCCAGCCTCAAGGAGCATGCGCTGGCCGCCACCGGTGGCGCGGCGCTGCTGCTGTTGGGGGGGGCGTACCTGATCCGCCGCCGACGCAAGGCCTAGATGCCAGGTATTGCGGGCGCTGCGCACCCGGTCGCAGCCTCGCTGCGCTCGACAGCGGCTACAGGGTTTCGTGTAGCCGCTGCCGCAGGCTGCGCACGGCTCGGCACGAGCCGCCAGGCCAGCTGGCGCGGTGTGCCGGATGCAGCGCAGTGCCAGGTATTGCGGGTGCTGCGCACCCGTTCGCAGCCTCGCTGCGCTCGACAGCGGCTACAGGGTTTCGTGTAGCCGCTGCCGCAGGCTGCGCACGGCTCGGCACGAGCCGCGAGGCCAGCTGGCGCGGTGTGCCAGATGCAGCGCAGTGCCAGGTATTGCGGTCGCGGCCTAGCGGCTACATCAGGCTTGCTGGACGAAGGTCAGGCGCACGGCGAAGCCGATCAACAGGCTACCGAACAGCCATTGCTGCAGGCGCTGCGCGGAGGGGCTGCGTTGCATCCAGCGGCCCAGCCCGGCGCCAGCCAGGGCGTAGCAGCAGTCGAACAGCGCACCGACACCCACTAGCAATACACCCAGTGTGACGAATTGAGGTGCCACAGCCCCGGCCTGGGGGTCGACGAATTGCGGCAACAGCACCGAGCAGAACAGCAAAGCCTTGGGGTTCAGCAGGTTGGTCAGCACTCCACGCTGGATCGCCTGGCGCCAGCGCAACGGCGTGGCGACGGCGCCACTGCTGTCCAGCGTGGGCAACAGGTTGCTCCTCAGGCACTGGATACCGATCCACAGCAGGTAGGCGGCGCCTGCCAGGCGAACCACATCGAAGGTCCAGGGTGCGGCCTTGAACAAGGCCGCCAGGCCCAGGGCGGCCAGGGCCACATGGCAGCCCCGGGAAATGGCCAGGCCCAGGGCCGTGGCCAGTGCCTGGGCCTTGCCCTGGCGGGCACCCGTCTGCAACAGCAGGATCATGTCGGGACCGGGCAGCAGGTAGACCACCGCCAAAGCCAGGAAAAACATCCACAGTTGCGCCACCTTGCACCCCCATTCGTTGTCGAGTCGGTGCCTCCAGTTTAGGGCCGCAGGGCAGGGCAGGTGCTTGCGTAATCCCTCAGCAGGTTCGCGAAAATTGGCATAATCTTCCAGTATTCAGCCAATGGACCAGCCGGATATGCCAACCATGAAACTCGATGCCTACGACCGCAAGATCCTCGCCGCCCTGCAGCGCGACGGCCGCCTGAGCAATGTGCAACTGGCGGAGGAGATCGGCCTGTCGCCCTCGCCTTGCCTGCGCCGGGTACGGATGCTGGAAGAGGCCGGGGTGATCCGCGGTTACCAGGCCGTCCTGGCCCGCGATGAGGTGGGCCTGGGGCTGACGGTATTCGTCGGGGTCAAGGTCGAGCGGCACAACGACGCCGAGGCCGAAGCCTTCCGCCAGGCCGTGTTGCAGTTGCCGGAAGTGATCTCGGCGTTCCTGGTGTCCGGCGAATCGGACTTCCTGCTGCAGGTGGTGGTGCCCGACCTGCGGGGCTACGACCGCTTCCTGACCGGCTATCTGCTGAAGATTCCCGGGGTCAGCGATATCCGCAGCAATTTTGCCATCCACACGGTGAAGACCCCGGGTCCACTGCCGCTGGGGCATTTGCCGGGCTGATGATCCTTGCCCGGCTGTGGGTGGCGAGGGAGCTTGCTCCCGCCCGGTCGGCCGGCGCCCCGGCGCGCAGCGGCCGCAGAATCAGGCCATGCGCTGTGTCAGGCACTCGGTGCTGGCCGGGTGTGGGGCCGCGCTGCAGTCCAGCGCGAGCAAGCTCGCCCGCCACAGGGGGTCAGGTCCACCAGTAGCGCACCAGGTGGAAAAAGATCGGCGCGGCGAAGCACACCGAATCCAGGCGATCGAGCATGCCGCCGTGGCCCTCGATCATGTGCCCCCAGTCCTTGACCCCGCGGTCGCGCTTGATCGCCGACATCACGATGCCGCCGGCAAAGCCCAGCAGGTTGATCAACAGGGCGATGAGGAACGATTGCCAGACGTTGAACGGGGTGATCCAGAACAGTGCACCGCCGATCATCGAAGCCAGCAGGATACCGCCGACAAAACCCTCGACGGTCTTGGAAGGCGACAGGTTGGGGGCGATCTTGCGTTTGCCGAAGAGTTTTCCACAGACGTACTGCAGCACGTCCGAGAGCTGCACCACGATCACCAGGTAGGCGATCAGCAGCAGGTTGCGGCCCTCATAACCGGCGATGTCCAGGGTCAGCAGAGCCGGCACGAAGGACACGCAGAACACCGCGATCATCAGGCCCCACTGGACCTTGGAGGCGCGCTCCAGGAAGTGCGTGCTGTCACCGCCCAGCGAGGCGAGGATCGGCAGCAGCAAAAACACATAGACCGGAATGAAGATCGAGAACAGCCCGTACCAGTCCGAGTAGATCAGCAGGTATTGCAGGGGCAGGGCTAGGTAGAAGGCTGCCACCAGCGCCGGGTAGTCGCTGCGCCGGGTCGGGGTCAGGGTCAGGAACTCGCGCAGGGCGTAGAACGAGACTGCGTAGAACAGCAGGATCACGGCCGCGGTGCCGAGCCAGAAGGCGATGCCGATCACCAGCACCATCACCCACCAGGCGTTGATTCGCGCATTGAGGTTGTCGATCACCGGGTTGGGGCTGGCCCGGGTGCGCCATTTGAGGATGAATCCGATCAGCGAGGCCAGCACCAGAATGGCGCCGATGCCGCCGAACAACATCAGGGTCTGCTTATCCATCTCAGGCGTGCTCCGGGGCCAGGGCCAGCAGCGCGGCGCGGCTGCGTTCGAGAAAGTGTTCCTTGCTTTCGTCTTCTTCCAGGGTCAGCGGCGCGCCGAAACTGGTGGTGCACAGCAGCGGCAAAGGCAGGAAACGCCCCTTGGGCATGACCCGGTTGAGGTTGGCGATCCACACCGGAATCACCTCCACCTGTGGATAACGCTTGGCCAGGTGGTAGATCCCGCTCTTGAACGGCAGCAGGCCGTCCTCCGGGTTGCGCGTGCCTTCCGGGAAGATGATCAGCGAGTCGCCGTTGTCCAGGGCGTCGAGCATCGGCTGCAGGGGATTGTTATCCACAGCCTCCTTGCGTTCGCGGTCGATCAGCACACCGTTGAACACCCGATTGATGATGTAGCGGCGCAGATTGCTTTTCTGCCAGTAGTCGGCACCGGCCACGGGCCGGGTCAGGCGCCGCAGGGCCGGCGGCAGCGAGGCCCAGAGCAGCACGAAGTCGCCGTGGCTGCTGTGGTTGGCGAAGTAGATGCGTTGCACCGCCTGCGGCGCCGAGCCCAGCCACAGGCTGCGGGCGCCGGTGATGCTGCGGGCGGCGGAGGTGATGAGGTTGGCAACCAGAGGTTCGAACATGGGCATTCCTTATCCGGCAAAGGCCAGCCAGGGGCTGGTCAGGATCACGCTCAACAGTATCAGCACCTGTGTCGCCAGCAGCAGTGCCTGGCGGCGCAGCAGGCCCAGGGCGCCCTGGCTGCGTTCATGCCAGGGCCGGCCGCCGCGGTCGGCAGGTTGCAGGCCCAGGCTGCTCAGGGCCTGGTCCAGGGCTTGGGTACTGTGCTCCAGGGAGGCGGGGGCGTCGGCCACCCGCTGGAACAGGTCGGCATCGAAGGCGACGCGCAGCGCCAGGTACTTTTCCACAAGGCCCAGCGCCACCAGGCTCACGCTGAGCACCAGGCCGACCAGGCTGACGCTGGCCAGCAAGAACTGACCCAGGCCATACAGGGCACCGAGCAGGGTCAGGCCTGTGGATAACTGATCCAGGGCCTGGCCCCGACGCAGCAGGCTGGCGACGCTGAACAACTGCATGTCACTGGCCATGGGCTGGGCTCCGGTCTTTCACCAGGCTTTCCAGGGCCTGGCGA
Coding sequences:
- a CDS encoding LysE family translocator — protein: MAQLWMFFLALAVVYLLPGPDMILLLQTGARQGKAQALATALGLAISRGCHVALAALGLAALFKAAPWTFDVVRLAGAAYLLWIGIQCLRSNLLPTLDSSGAVATPLRWRQAIQRGVLTNLLNPKALLFCSVLLPQFVDPQAGAVAPQFVTLGVLLVGVGALFDCCYALAGAGLGRWMQRSPSAQRLQQWLFGSLLIGFAVRLTFVQQA
- a CDS encoding Lrp/AsnC family transcriptional regulator, translating into MKLDAYDRKILAALQRDGRLSNVQLAEEIGLSPSPCLRRVRMLEEAGVIRGYQAVLARDEVGLGLTVFVGVKVERHNDAEAEAFRQAVLQLPEVISAFLVSGESDFLLQVVVPDLRGYDRFLTGYLLKIPGVSDIRSNFAIHTVKTPGPLPLGHLPG
- a CDS encoding phosphatidate cytidylyltransferase; this translates as MDKQTLMLFGGIGAILVLASLIGFILKWRTRASPNPVIDNLNARINAWWVMVLVIGIAFWLGTAAVILLFYAVSFYALREFLTLTPTRRSDYPALVAAFYLALPLQYLLIYSDWYGLFSIFIPVYVFLLLPILASLGGDSTHFLERASKVQWGLMIAVFCVSFVPALLTLDIAGYEGRNLLLIAYLVIVVQLSDVLQYVCGKLFGKRKIAPNLSPSKTVEGFVGGILLASMIGGALFWITPFNVWQSFLIALLINLLGFAGGIVMSAIKRDRGVKDWGHMIEGHGGMLDRLDSVCFAAPIFFHLVRYWWT
- a CDS encoding lysophospholipid acyltransferase family protein — encoded protein: MFEPLVANLITSAARSITGARSLWLGSAPQAVQRIYFANHSSHGDFVLLWASLPPALRRLTRPVAGADYWQKSNLRRYIINRVFNGVLIDRERKEAVDNNPLQPMLDALDNGDSLIIFPEGTRNPEDGLLPFKSGIYHLAKRYPQVEVIPVWIANLNRVMPKGRFLPLPLLCTTSFGAPLTLEEDESKEHFLERSRAALLALAPEHA